In one window of Paraflavitalea soli DNA:
- a CDS encoding RagB/SusD family nutrient uptake outer membrane protein, whose amino-acid sequence MTGKKIITVSLTALLFTASVPFSACNKQLDINSTRQSDEANSWKSIDDARSGLMGIYGLFRAAVADNNTHWLMGELRNGDFTSLKRPDLKAIIEGKLNASYPVIESITNWRRFYAAINACNLFIERSGEAMADARYTGVNHKIDVAQARVLRAFMYYYIVRIWGDVPLLTKSYDNGSFKTFARSPQQDVLGFAVREIEEAAPLLPYVYGNGDPVLPGLVYHTKTYDQWRNTLINKVSAYAILAHITALQGNYYATAGYTDFVMQNYSKIGINYLSVADLTGKTGIFNELAGDLASDQNQFISFNFIKGMGESSVSGHIEQLTLAYPLVSKQLPDIYITNDTLASMFPTSNGQDLRFGTDTSSVDQGTPTLYRNAYITGYGEEIPIFSKIKSINGGIAGEQQFNVFTSAILFTRLEEISLLRAEALAVLGHVDDAAALLNNIQSRRGVKAFDPAVPGADLIKEIFEERRRELVGEGWRWYDLVRYHKIKKDSPAFNALISNGGIYWPVAREVINNNPNITQNSYWK is encoded by the coding sequence ATGACCGGGAAAAAAATAATAACTGTTTCACTCACGGCCCTTCTGTTTACTGCTTCTGTGCCGTTCAGCGCCTGCAACAAACAGCTGGACATCAATTCTACCCGTCAATCGGATGAAGCGAACAGCTGGAAGAGCATTGACGATGCCCGCTCGGGCCTGATGGGCATCTATGGCCTGTTCCGTGCGGCAGTAGCCGACAACAATACCCATTGGCTGATGGGAGAGTTGCGTAATGGCGACTTCACTTCGCTGAAGCGGCCCGATCTTAAAGCGATCATCGAAGGCAAGCTCAATGCCTCTTATCCCGTGATCGAAAGTATTACCAACTGGCGCCGGTTCTATGCCGCTATCAATGCCTGCAACCTGTTCATTGAACGTTCCGGAGAAGCCATGGCAGATGCCCGCTATACCGGTGTCAATCATAAGATCGATGTGGCGCAGGCCCGTGTGTTGAGAGCTTTCATGTACTACTATATTGTACGCATCTGGGGTGATGTACCCTTGCTTACCAAATCATACGACAACGGCAGTTTTAAAACCTTCGCCCGCAGTCCTCAGCAGGATGTACTGGGCTTTGCCGTACGGGAGATCGAAGAGGCGGCCCCGCTGCTGCCTTATGTATATGGCAATGGAGACCCTGTATTGCCCGGTCTCGTATACCATACCAAGACCTACGATCAATGGAGAAATACACTGATCAATAAAGTATCGGCCTATGCTATCCTGGCGCATATCACCGCTTTGCAAGGCAACTATTATGCAACAGCCGGTTATACCGATTTCGTGATGCAAAACTATAGCAAGATCGGCATCAACTACCTGTCGGTAGCGGACCTCACGGGCAAAACGGGCATCTTCAACGAGCTGGCCGGCGACCTGGCATCGGATCAGAACCAGTTTATCTCGTTCAATTTTATCAAGGGAATGGGGGAGTCGTCCGTATCAGGCCATATTGAACAGCTCACGCTGGCCTACCCGCTGGTGTCGAAGCAATTGCCCGATATCTATATCACCAATGATACACTGGCATCGATGTTCCCCACCAGCAATGGGCAGGACCTTCGCTTTGGTACTGATACTTCCAGCGTAGACCAGGGAACACCCACGCTCTACCGAAATGCTTATATCACCGGTTATGGTGAGGAGATCCCCATCTTCAGCAAGATCAAATCCATCAATGGTGGTATTGCCGGCGAGCAACAATTCAACGTGTTTACATCAGCCATCCTCTTCACCCGCCTGGAAGAGATCAGCCTGCTGCGCGCAGAAGCGCTGGCAGTACTGGGACATGTGGACGATGCGGCTGCGCTGCTCAACAATATCCAGTCAAGAAGAGGGGTGAAGGCTTTTGATCCGGCGGTGCCTGGCGCCGATCTGATCAAAGAAATATTTGAAGAACGCCGCCGTGAACTGGTGGGTGAGGGCTGGCGCTGGTACGACCTGGTACGTTATCACAAGATCAAAAAAGACAGCCCCGCCTTCAATGCACTGATCAGCAATGGCGGTATCTACTGGCCGGTAGCCAGGGAAGTGATCAACAACAATCCCAATATCACACAGAACAGTTACTGGAAATAA